A part of Clostridium novyi genomic DNA contains:
- a CDS encoding RNA-guided endonuclease InsQ/TnpB family protein: MAKKKDDNTVQRVEKHIINENHELYKLLNYYTFLSKNLYNYANYQLRQVFILTSKLKEGKEITFEQHEYLNGINAKVDKFNELREVNFQKAKQRAIEQGKELNKKLKLINYFNENNKYLGYNFLEYLVKDGIDYKSLMAQVSQQTLKLLDKNWISFFESIKDWSKYKEKYNGRPKLPNYKKKNGKNILVFTNQICKQKEGYIQFPKCFNKYELKTNINGKLQQVRILPRNKHYVIEVIYKIEKKEKLNDNGKYISIDIGLDNFATVVNNIGLKPIIINGKGLKSINRYYNKKLSYYKEIAKRMNNLDYTNRMNRLTIKRNNKIADFIHKASKNVIDYALKNNINTIIVGNNKDWKRKSNMSKVVNQSFIGIPHQEFINKLIYKCENVGLNIIITEESYTSGTSFLDNELPIKENYNKKRRVYRGLFVSNNGIKINADVNGAYQIMRKVFSNVKADEIEGIGLSPIRVNIA, from the coding sequence ATGGCAAAGAAAAAGGATGATAATACCGTTCAAAGAGTGGAAAAACATATAATTAATGAAAATCATGAATTATATAAATTATTAAATTATTATACTTTCTTATCTAAAAATCTATATAATTATGCTAATTATCAACTTAGACAAGTATTCATATTAACGTCAAAATTAAAAGAAGGTAAAGAAATAACTTTTGAACAGCATGAGTACTTAAATGGTATTAATGCTAAAGTGGATAAATTTAATGAACTTAGAGAAGTTAATTTTCAAAAAGCTAAACAAAGAGCTATTGAACAAGGTAAAGAATTAAATAAGAAATTAAAATTAATAAATTACTTTAATGAAAATAATAAATATCTAGGATACAACTTTTTAGAATACCTAGTTAAAGATGGTATAGATTATAAATCTCTTATGGCTCAGGTATCTCAACAAACATTAAAGTTATTAGATAAGAATTGGATCAGTTTCTTTGAAAGTATAAAGGATTGGTCTAAGTATAAAGAAAAGTATAATGGAAGGCCTAAATTACCTAACTATAAGAAGAAAAATGGTAAAAATATTTTAGTATTTACAAATCAAATTTGTAAACAAAAAGAAGGATATATTCAATTTCCTAAATGCTTTAATAAGTATGAATTGAAAACTAATATAAACGGCAAGCTTCAACAAGTTAGAATATTGCCTAGAAATAAACATTATGTTATTGAGGTAATTTATAAAATAGAAAAGAAAGAAAAATTAAATGACAATGGTAAATATATTAGTATTGATATTGGATTAGATAACTTTGCAACTGTTGTTAATAATATAGGACTAAAACCTATAATAATCAATGGTAAAGGTCTAAAATCAATAAACAGATACTATAACAAGAAATTAAGCTATTATAAAGAAATAGCTAAGAGAATGAATAATTTGGATTATACAAATAGAATGAACAGATTAACTATAAAAAGAAATAATAAGATAGCAGATTTCATTCATAAAGCTAGTAAAAATGTAATAGATTATGCTTTGAAAAATAATATCAATACCATTATTGTAGGTAATAATAAAGATTGGAAAAGGAAAAGTAATATGTCTAAAGTAGTTAATCAATCATTTATAGGAATACCACATCAAGAATTTATAAATAAATTAATTTATAAATGTGAAAACGTAGGATTAAACATAATTATAACTGAGGAATCTTATACAAGTGGTACTAGTTTCTTAGACAACGAATTACCTATTAAAGAAAATTATAATAAGAAAAGAAGAGTGTATAGAGGATTATTTGTAAGCAACAATGGTATTAAGATTAATGCTGATGTAAATGGAGCATATCAAATAATGAGAAAAGTATTCTCGAATGTGAAAGCTGACGAGATAGAGGGGATAGGGTTATCTCCAATTAGAGTAAATATAGCTTAA
- a CDS encoding YncE family protein, translating to MKKLVFLCISIVIVFIILLNKCVVKNHVNENNIYVLCGINKIAYLSCNNYKYSDINHNIATTLFISNINNKKIYAPICDKKQIAVFEHGKFKKNIDLTYSLPLIAKYNIFDNNTYVFHKTKVTYKNENCITIIDSKEDVEKRNIKYNKGVEDITFTSDKKMIVSSWSLHNDSIYNIDIFDLNNFSLIKTLSFSKMFNKIIAVSNDIIYALDRNSEEPYIYIISISKGNIINRIKLNYNSPYNIYKDNNKSHIYVLHQNFDLQEGKGISIIDCSKHKVIGTIPDIYNPESMYIIKDKLFISSLRDNKIYVVNKNNNYIENEIYIRRPILPS from the coding sequence ATGAAAAAATTAGTATTTTTATGTATAAGTATAGTCATTGTATTTATTATATTATTAAATAAATGTGTAGTAAAAAACCATGTTAACGAAAATAATATATATGTATTATGTGGCATAAATAAAATAGCTTATTTATCCTGTAATAACTATAAATATTCAGATATAAATCATAATATTGCTACAACATTATTCATATCGAATATAAACAATAAAAAGATTTATGCACCTATATGTGATAAAAAACAAATAGCCGTTTTTGAACATGGAAAATTTAAAAAGAATATAGATTTAACATACAGTCTTCCTTTAATAGCTAAATATAATATATTTGATAATAATACTTATGTATTTCATAAAACTAAAGTTACATATAAAAATGAAAATTGTATAACTATTATTGACTCAAAAGAAGATGTTGAAAAGCGAAATATTAAATATAATAAAGGAGTTGAAGATATTACATTTACATCAGATAAAAAAATGATTGTAAGTTCATGGAGCTTACATAATGATAGTATATATAATATAGATATATTTGATTTAAATAACTTTTCTTTAATAAAAACCTTAAGTTTTTCTAAAATGTTTAATAAAATAATAGCAGTATCTAATGATATAATTTACGCTTTGGATAGAAATTCAGAGGAACCATATATATATATTATAAGTATCTCTAAAGGAAATATAATAAATAGAATTAAGCTTAATTATAACAGTCCATATAATATATATAAAGATAATAACAAAAGTCATATATATGTTTTACATCAAAATTTTGACTTACAAGAAGGAAAAGGTATATCAATAATAGACTGCAGTAAACATAAAGTTATAGGCACTATTCCGGATATATACAATCCTGAGAGTATGTATATTATTAAGGATAAGTTATTTATTAGTAGTTTGAGAGATAACAAAATATATGTAGTAAATAAAAATAACAACTATATTGAAAATGAAATATATATACGCCGTCCAATACTCCCATCTTAA
- a CDS encoding tyrosine-type recombinase/integrase, which yields MDTSLAKFTLFLAKTRKSEKTIDSYIRDISQFNDYLKTNKKKLAKIKISDIDEFKNFLIYHKELKIKTINRKLVSIKQYLKFNNISVDIKQEKVQMQNFLDDMLSNQDIENIIKATYAKDDLRARTIIYTLYYTGMRVSEMLQLTIYDTKKSSISIIGKGSKHREVFVPNKLKTIWDNYLQVRIKKSTALFTGKRGPINRKTVDSIIKTYAEAAGVDKSKAHAHNFRHLYCKNLADRGIDISTIADIAGHQNINTTRIYTRKTKEELLNIIEDM from the coding sequence ATGGACACTTCATTAGCTAAATTCACTCTATTTCTTGCCAAAACCAGGAAAAGTGAAAAAACCATAGATAGTTATATAAGAGATATTTCTCAGTTTAATGATTATTTGAAAACAAATAAAAAGAAACTTGCTAAAATTAAAATTTCTGATATTGATGAGTTTAAAAACTTTCTTATATACCATAAAGAATTAAAAATAAAAACTATTAATAGGAAACTTGTATCTATAAAGCAGTATTTAAAATTTAATAATATATCAGTAGATATAAAACAAGAAAAAGTACAGATGCAAAATTTCTTAGATGATATGCTCAGCAACCAAGACATAGAAAATATAATAAAAGCTACATATGCAAAAGATGATCTTCGAGCAAGAACCATTATATATACCTTATATTACACAGGTATGAGAGTATCAGAAATGCTTCAATTAACTATATACGACACTAAAAAAAGTTCTATAAGCATTATAGGAAAAGGTTCCAAACACAGAGAAGTATTTGTTCCAAATAAATTAAAAACCATATGGGATAATTACTTGCAAGTTAGAATAAAAAAAAGCACAGCTCTTTTTACTGGTAAGAGAGGTCCTATAAACAGAAAAACTGTAGATAGTATAATCAAAACATATGCAGAAGCTGCTGGAGTTGATAAAAGTAAGGCACACGCTCATAATTTTAGACATTTATATTGCAAAAATTTAGCAGATAGAGGAATTGATATAAGCACCATTGCAGATATAGCTGGTCACCAAAATATAAATACTACACGAATATATACCAGAAAAACTAAAGAAGAATTACTTAATATAATTGAAGATATGTAA
- a CDS encoding recombinase family protein yields the protein MIAAIYSRKSKFTGKGDSIENQIQMCKEYGIKNLNIDKFLIYEDEGFSGGNTNRPKFKELLSDIKEKKFNVLICYRLDRISRNVADFSSTLQLLQCSDISFVSIKEQFDTSTPMGKAMVYIASVFAQLERETIAERVRDNMLQLAKTGRWLGGQTPLGFKSEKIVYIDEEYKERSLYKLSPIKEELEIVKYIYSTYLETHSLRKTASRLYEKKFKTKNGGDWGVSQVQNILSSPTYVKSSKKIKDFLISQGMSFAGKVNGNGIFIYNKKKGKTKHRDINEWIAAVGKHKGIIESDIWLEVQCFLNSKRFKRGRLGTGSNSLFSGLIKCGKCGCNMTIIHGGVSKGTRKHYYTCSLKRASKGIKCNNNNLTVDTTDKLIINHIKNIKIKDIKKELSYLYIKKNHTNEIQIIENAIKDEEKAIKNLTMQLSTISKSLASKPIINLLEKKTSRLEKLKNQYKQLKNNLTKTQLHLGNINNLADNLNNFKFMIDKTENIEQKKMLINSVIEDVIVTDEKIEINIKNSK from the coding sequence ATGATAGCTGCAATATATAGTAGAAAATCTAAATTCACAGGTAAAGGAGATTCAATAGAAAATCAGATACAAATGTGTAAAGAATATGGAATTAAAAATTTAAATATAGATAAATTTCTCATATATGAAGATGAAGGATTTTCAGGTGGAAATACTAATCGCCCTAAATTTAAAGAGCTTCTCTCAGATATAAAAGAAAAAAAGTTTAATGTACTTATATGTTATAGATTAGATCGTATAAGTAGAAATGTAGCTGATTTCTCCTCCACTCTCCAATTACTCCAGTGTAGTGATATAAGTTTTGTATCTATAAAAGAACAATTTGATACTTCAACTCCTATGGGTAAGGCTATGGTATATATAGCTTCTGTCTTTGCTCAACTTGAACGGGAAACTATAGCTGAACGTGTTAGAGATAATATGCTCCAACTTGCTAAAACAGGTAGATGGCTTGGAGGACAAACTCCTTTAGGATTTAAATCTGAAAAAATTGTATATATAGACGAAGAATATAAAGAAAGAAGCCTATATAAGCTTTCACCTATTAAGGAAGAACTTGAAATAGTAAAATATATATATTCAACTTATCTTGAAACCCACTCCCTTAGGAAAACTGCATCCAGGCTTTATGAGAAAAAATTCAAAACTAAAAATGGTGGTGATTGGGGTGTAAGTCAAGTGCAAAATATCCTATCTTCTCCAACCTATGTTAAATCATCTAAAAAGATAAAAGATTTTCTAATATCACAAGGAATGAGTTTTGCCGGAAAAGTTAATGGAAATGGTATATTTATATACAACAAGAAAAAAGGAAAAACAAAACATAGAGATATTAATGAATGGATTGCAGCCGTAGGAAAACATAAAGGAATAATAGAATCCGATATCTGGCTTGAGGTTCAATGTTTTTTAAACTCTAAAAGATTTAAAAGAGGAAGACTTGGTACAGGCTCTAATTCTTTATTTTCAGGATTGATTAAATGTGGTAAATGTGGCTGTAATATGACTATAATTCATGGTGGAGTTTCAAAAGGAACTAGAAAGCATTATTATACTTGTTCATTGAAACGAGCTTCAAAAGGTATTAAATGTAATAATAATAATCTTACAGTAGATACAACAGATAAACTAATTATAAATCATATAAAAAATATTAAAATAAAAGATATTAAAAAAGAATTAAGTTATTTATATATAAAGAAAAATCATACCAATGAGATTCAAATAATTGAAAATGCGATTAAAGATGAGGAAAAAGCTATTAAAAATTTAACTATGCAATTATCCACTATTTCAAAATCTCTAGCATCTAAGCCTATTATAAATTTATTGGAAAAGAAAACCTCTAGGTTGGAGAAGTTGAAAAATCAATACAAACAACTTAAAAATAATTTAACAAAGACACAATTACACTTAGGTAATATAAATAATCTTGCTGACAATTTAAATAACTTTAAGTTTATGATAGATAAAACTGAAAATATTGAGCAAAAAAAGATGCTTATTAACTCAGTTATAGAAGATGTAATAGTTACTGATGAAAAAATAGAAATTAATATAAAAAACTCTAAATAA
- a CDS encoding recombinase family protein, with the protein MKAAIYSRKSVFTGKGESIENQVQMCKNYAKRILNIKEFIIYEDEGFSGSNINRPKFKELLLDVKKNKFNVLICYRLDRISRNVADFSSTLELLQSNNISFVSIKEQFDTSTPMGKAMVYIASVFAQLERETIAERIRDNMLELSKTGRWLGGQTPLGFNSKKITYFDNELKERSFNKLTPIDNELILVRLIYNKYLETHSIHKTLKYLLSNNIKGKNGGEFASISINDILRNPVYVQSNELVVNYLKSKGIQVCGTPNGNGILTYNKKNSKYKSKNINSWIAAISNHNGIISPDSWLEVQSLLDKNAKKSNPRRGTSKRGLLSGILKCAICGSPMRVCYGKPRKDGSKNYYYTCTMKAHSGKIRCKNPNVRGDYLENEVIRYLNKVDISLLINYLKYYKKDINNETSFLIKSQIEVKEKELNTLIDNLSKIQNPITSKYVIDKIDNLGDDLKKLKLSLKQTSYNKRNDLDLNALINSIDNFKSFFDNMKTFKTQGIIVEMKRYLIETIVEKVTFDGNSNEIVISFRGS; encoded by the coding sequence TTGAAGGCGGCAATCTATAGTAGAAAATCAGTTTTTACAGGTAAAGGTGAATCTATAGAAAATCAAGTACAAATGTGCAAAAATTATGCTAAGCGAATTTTAAACATAAAAGAATTTATTATATATGAAGATGAAGGATTTTCTGGTAGTAATATAAATAGACCTAAATTTAAAGAATTACTTTTAGATGTAAAAAAGAATAAATTCAATGTACTTATTTGCTATAGATTAGACCGTATAAGTAGAAATGTAGCTGATTTTTCATCTACCCTTGAATTATTACAATCTAATAATATAAGTTTTGTTTCTATAAAAGAACAATTTGATACTTCAACTCCTATGGGAAAAGCTATGGTATATATAGCTTCTGTATTTGCACAATTAGAACGTGAAACTATTGCTGAACGTATAAGAGATAATATGCTTGAACTTTCTAAAACAGGTAGATGGCTTGGTGGGCAAACTCCTTTAGGTTTTAACAGTAAAAAAATCACCTATTTTGATAATGAACTAAAAGAAAGATCTTTTAATAAACTAACACCTATAGACAATGAATTAATTTTAGTAAGATTAATATATAATAAATATTTAGAAACACACTCTATCCATAAAACATTAAAGTATTTATTATCTAATAATATAAAAGGTAAAAATGGAGGAGAATTTGCATCAATAAGTATAAATGATATTCTTAGAAATCCAGTATATGTTCAATCTAATGAATTAGTGGTTAATTATTTAAAATCAAAAGGAATACAGGTTTGTGGCACACCAAATGGTAATGGTATATTAACTTATAATAAAAAAAACTCTAAGTATAAGAGTAAAAATATAAATAGCTGGATAGCAGCAATTAGTAATCACAATGGAATAATTTCCCCAGATAGTTGGTTAGAAGTACAAAGCTTATTAGATAAGAACGCTAAAAAAAGTAATCCTAGAAGAGGTACATCTAAAAGAGGACTTTTAAGTGGAATTCTTAAATGTGCAATATGTGGTTCCCCCATGAGGGTATGTTATGGTAAACCTCGTAAGGATGGAAGTAAGAACTATTATTATACTTGTACTATGAAAGCTCATAGTGGTAAAATTAGATGTAAAAATCCTAATGTTAGAGGTGATTATTTAGAAAATGAAGTTATACGATATTTAAATAAAGTTGATATATCTCTTTTAATTAATTATCTAAAATATTATAAAAAAGATATTAATAATGAAACCTCTTTTCTAATAAAATCTCAAATTGAAGTTAAAGAAAAAGAATTAAACACACTTATTGATAACCTTTCAAAAATTCAAAATCCCATAACATCGAAATATGTAATTGATAAGATAGATAACCTTGGAGATGATTTAAAAAAATTAAAATTATCCTTAAAACAAACTTCTTATAATAAAAGAAATGATTTAGATTTAAATGCATTAATTAATTCAATTGATAATTTTAAGAGTTTCTTTGATAATATGAAAACTTTTAAAACACAGGGTATTATTGTTGAAATGAAAAGATATTTAATAGAAACTATAGTGGAGAAGGTAACTTTTGATGGTAATTCTAATGAAATTGTTATATCCTTTAGGGGCAGTTGA
- a CDS encoding sulfide/dihydroorotate dehydrogenase-like FAD/NAD-binding protein — protein MLYGCPCHLAETGDCILCSELCSKTFCDCINWKGTCIYQEFIWNGKKAKEGRKTYNCKVIDKKRVEDKLIIFKIKLPYGLAESLVHPGSFVFLRHPLSESFSNTPISIMDVNTEVNTICLAVDIKGTKTKKIEDIEIGEYILVKGPFWNGVLGLKHILNAKDGKSVVIARGIGMAPMMPVIKKLCANGNKVTIILDKGNYKDVFVKKLLGLYDVEIIECSTLIEGEITEELKELISKLIKENHINLIHCSGADILIYRILQYIGDDVTYSCSNNAKMCCGEGSCGACLLSYEGDKIRRMCKLQVDPKYVFERRRLI, from the coding sequence ATACTTTATGGATGTCCATGTCATTTAGCAGAAACTGGCGATTGCATTTTATGTTCAGAGCTTTGTAGTAAGACATTCTGTGACTGTATTAACTGGAAAGGTACTTGTATTTATCAAGAATTTATATGGAACGGTAAAAAAGCAAAGGAAGGACGAAAAACTTATAATTGTAAAGTAATTGATAAAAAAAGGGTAGAGGACAAATTAATAATATTTAAAATAAAATTACCCTATGGATTAGCGGAAAGCTTAGTTCATCCAGGTAGTTTTGTATTTTTAAGACATCCTTTAAGTGAAAGCTTCTCCAATACACCAATTTCTATTATGGATGTAAATACAGAAGTAAATACTATTTGTTTAGCAGTAGATATAAAGGGAACAAAAACTAAAAAGATAGAAGATATAGAGATTGGCGAATATATTTTAGTAAAAGGTCCTTTTTGGAATGGTGTTTTAGGATTAAAACATATTTTAAATGCTAAGGATGGTAAATCTGTAGTTATAGCTAGAGGGATAGGAATGGCACCAATGATGCCTGTAATTAAGAAATTATGTGCTAATGGTAATAAAGTTACAATTATACTTGATAAAGGTAATTATAAAGATGTTTTTGTAAAAAAATTATTAGGATTATACGATGTAGAAATAATTGAATGTTCAACACTTATAGAAGGGGAGATTACAGAAGAATTAAAAGAATTAATATCAAAACTTATAAAAGAAAATCATATTAATTTAATTCACTGTTCAGGAGCAGATATACTTATTTATAGAATATTACAATATATAGGAGATGATGTTACTTATTCTTGTTCTAATAATGCTAAAATGTGTTGTGGAGAAGGGTCATGTGGTGCATGTTTATTAAGTTATGAAGGTGATAAAATTAGAAGAATGTGTAAATTGCAAGTTGATCCTAAATATGTTTTTGAAAGGAGAAGACTAATATGA
- a CDS encoding thiol-activated cytolysin family protein translates to MKTTKNKLRLLARVLVVIMLMGLIYNGNSKNNIVLANPNNQINITLDDKENEKPQNNGSGQPVKSNDPSSQIEDEKAKHNSTEIDEKIYGLSYDPKKILTSKGEKVENFIPAESYEDFGKYIVIKREKKSIEDSTADISIIDSINDRTYPGAIQLANTNLIENKPDIISCERKPITISIDLPGMTKDGTKVVKSPTYSSVNSAINSILDTWNTKYSQKYTIPTRVSYSDTMVYSKSQLSTMFGCNFKALNKALNIDFNSIFKGEKKVMLVAYKQIFYTVTVDAPNRPSDVFGDNITFNELALKGVNNDNPPAYVSNVAYGRTIYVKLETTSKNANVKAAFKALIDNQDISSNAEYKDILNQSSFTATVLGGGAQEHNKIITKDFSKIRNIIKNNSVYSPQNPGYPISYTTTFLKDNHIATVNNKTEYVETTATEYNNGKIILDHSGAYVAQFQVTWDEVSYDKQGNEIVEHKGWSGNNYSRTAHFNTEICLKGNARNICVEIKECTGLAWEWWRTVVDVKNIPLVKERTFYIWGTTLYPKHSIEEKL, encoded by the coding sequence ATGAAAACTACCAAAAATAAGTTAAGATTATTAGCACGAGTACTGGTGGTTATTATGCTAATGGGGTTAATATATAATGGTAATTCTAAAAATAATATTGTATTAGCTAATCCTAATAATCAAATTAATATCACTTTAGATGACAAAGAAAATGAAAAACCACAAAACAACGGAAGTGGACAACCAGTAAAATCAAATGACCCAAGTTCACAAATAGAAGATGAAAAAGCTAAACATAATAGTACAGAAATAGATGAAAAGATTTATGGGTTATCCTATGATCCTAAAAAAATCTTAACATCAAAGGGAGAAAAAGTTGAAAATTTTATACCAGCCGAAAGCTATGAAGATTTTGGTAAATATATTGTAATAAAACGTGAGAAGAAAAGTATTGAAGATTCTACAGCAGATATATCAATAATAGATTCAATAAATGATAGAACTTATCCAGGTGCTATACAACTTGCAAATACAAATCTTATAGAAAATAAACCAGATATAATTTCATGTGAAAGAAAACCTATTACTATAAGTATAGACTTACCAGGCATGACCAAGGATGGTACAAAAGTTGTTAAATCGCCTACGTATTCTTCTGTTAATTCTGCAATAAATTCTATATTAGATACTTGGAATACAAAGTATTCTCAAAAATATACTATTCCTACGAGAGTTAGCTATTCTGATACTATGGTATATAGTAAATCTCAATTATCAACAATGTTTGGGTGCAACTTTAAAGCTTTAAATAAAGCTTTAAATATTGATTTTAATTCTATATTTAAAGGTGAAAAAAAGGTTATGCTTGTTGCATATAAACAAATATTTTATACAGTAACTGTAGATGCACCTAATCGTCCATCAGATGTATTTGGAGATAACATAACTTTTAATGAATTAGCTTTAAAGGGGGTAAATAATGATAACCCTCCTGCATATGTATCAAATGTTGCATATGGTAGAACAATATATGTAAAGCTTGAAACAACCTCTAAAAATGCAAATGTTAAAGCAGCATTTAAGGCATTAATTGATAATCAAGATATAAGTAGTAATGCAGAATATAAAGATATATTAAATCAGAGTTCATTTACAGCTACTGTTTTAGGTGGAGGAGCTCAAGAACATAATAAAATAATCACTAAAGATTTCAGTAAAATAAGAAATATTATCAAAAATAATTCTGTATATAGTCCACAAAATCCAGGATATCCAATTTCATATACTACTACATTTTTAAAGGACAATCATATAGCAACTGTAAATAATAAAACAGAGTATGTAGAAACAACTGCAACAGAATATAATAATGGTAAGATAATACTTGATCATAGTGGAGCATATGTGGCTCAATTCCAAGTAACATGGGATGAAGTTAGTTATGATAAACAAGGAAATGAAATAGTTGAACATAAAGGATGGTCTGGAAATAATTATAGTAGGACAGCTCATTTTAATACAGAGATTTGTTTAAAAGGAAATGCGAGAAATATTTGTGTAGAAATAAAAGAATGTACAGGACTCGCATGGGAATGGTGGAGAACTGTTGTAGATGTAAAAAATATACCACTTGTAAAAGAAAGAACTTTCTATATATGGGGTACAACATTATATCCTAAACATTCTATAGAAGAAAAATTATAA
- the lexA gene encoding transcriptional repressor LexA has translation MSRSSEDKQMEIYEFIKTQIVQKGYPPSVREICKGVGLSSTSSVHSHLSKLEKKGLIRRDSTKPRTIEILKEPMIRKEMVNIPIVGKVTAGMPILAVENIEDTFPISLNFIPKNKDLFILKVSGESMIDAGILDGDFAIIEKVDYASDGEIVVALIDNEATLKRFFKEKDHIRLQPENQTMESIIVKDCKILGKLTGVFRRY, from the coding sequence ATGAGTAGATCTAGCGAAGATAAACAAATGGAAATATATGAATTTATAAAAACTCAAATAGTACAAAAAGGATATCCCCCTTCTGTTAGGGAAATCTGTAAAGGTGTTGGACTTAGTTCCACTTCATCTGTACATAGCCACTTATCAAAATTAGAGAAAAAAGGACTTATAAGAAGAGATTCTACTAAACCTAGGACAATTGAAATTTTAAAAGAACCAATGATTCGCAAGGAAATGGTTAATATACCTATAGTAGGTAAAGTAACTGCTGGTATGCCTATATTAGCTGTAGAAAATATAGAAGATACATTCCCTATTTCTTTAAATTTCATACCTAAAAATAAAGATTTGTTTATTCTTAAAGTATCCGGTGAAAGCATGATAGATGCCGGTATATTAGATGGTGATTTTGCTATAATTGAAAAAGTAGATTATGCATCAGATGGTGAAATTGTAGTTGCATTAATTGATAATGAAGCAACTTTAAAAAGATTTTTTAAAGAAAAAGATCATATAAGATTACAACCCGAAAATCAAACTATGGAATCTATAATAGTTAAAGATTGTAAGATTCTTGGAAAGCTAACAGGAGTATTTAGAAGATATTAA
- a CDS encoding IS607 family transposase, producing the protein MKSKEVLELLQITRPTLTKYVKEGIIRTITLPNGRYDYSKEDVFKLFNKGVERKTYIYARVSTPKQNKDLENQVQLLKQFCFSNGWVINKVFQDVASGISFDKRKDFFKMLDDIIQNKVERVVITYKDRLSRVGFELFYYLFKKYHCEIIVMSDVGSEKLDSQEVFEEIVSLLHCYSMKMYSKRKCNKIKEVLQEED; encoded by the coding sequence ATGAAGTCAAAAGAAGTGTTAGAATTACTACAAATTACAAGACCAACATTAACTAAATATGTCAAGGAAGGCATCATTAGAACAATTACTTTACCAAATGGGCGTTATGACTATAGTAAAGAGGATGTATTTAAACTTTTCAACAAAGGAGTAGAAAGAAAAACATATATATATGCTCGAGTATCTACTCCTAAACAAAATAAGGATTTAGAAAATCAAGTACAACTATTAAAACAGTTTTGTTTTTCTAATGGATGGGTGATAAATAAAGTATTTCAAGATGTAGCAAGTGGAATTAGCTTTGATAAAAGAAAAGACTTTTTTAAAATGTTAGATGATATTATTCAAAATAAGGTAGAAAGAGTTGTGATCACCTATAAAGATAGATTATCGAGAGTAGGGTTTGAATTATTTTATTATTTATTCAAGAAATACCATTGTGAAATAATCGTAATGAGTGATGTTGGTTCTGAAAAACTAGACAGTCAAGAAGTGTTTGAAGAAATAGTTAGTTTATTACATTGTTATAGCATGAAAATGTATTCTAAAAGAAAATGTAACAAAATTAAAGAAGTATTACAAGAGGAAGATTAA
- a CDS encoding cupin domain-containing protein, with amino-acid sequence MKLDAKYFIKKLNLKKHPEGGYYKESFASQNTIGNRQLWTSIYFLLNIGEVSHFHRLKSDELWYYHYGEALTIYMISPLGELIEKQLGLNIQQGEAPQVLVPKGYIFASSMNKEGFSLVGCMVSPGFQFEDFELFTQEKLLEKYPYYKDIIKKLTR; translated from the coding sequence ATGAAGCTAGATGCTAAATATTTTATAAAAAAATTAAATTTGAAGAAGCATCCTGAAGGAGGATATTACAAAGAATCTTTTGCATCTCAAAATACAATAGGCAATAGACAATTGTGGACTAGTATATATTTTTTATTAAATATAGGAGAAGTATCTCATTTTCATAGATTAAAATCTGATGAACTTTGGTATTATCATTATGGAGAAGCACTTACAATATACATGATATCACCATTAGGTGAACTTATTGAGAAACAATTAGGTCTTAATATACAGCAGGGAGAAGCTCCTCAAGTATTAGTTCCTAAAGGATATATATTTGCCTCTTCTATGAATAAGGAAGGATTTTCTTTAGTTGGATGTATGGTATCACCAGGATTTCAATTTGAAGATTTTGAACTTTTTACACAAGAAAAATTATTAGAAAAATATCCTTATTATAAAGATATAATAAAAAAATTGACTAGATGA